Within the Candidatus Margulisiibacteriota bacterium genome, the region GGAGACGGATTTTCCTTTTACGGAGACGCCAGATCAGATCAAGGCGATTACGGCGGTCAAGCAGGATATGGAAGCTGCTTTTCCGATGGACCGCTTGATCTGCGGCGATGTGGGTTTTGGCAAAACGGAAATCGCCCTGCGCGCGGCTTTCAAAATGGCTATGGCCGGCCGGCAGGCGGCGGTGCTGGCGCCGACGACAATTTTGGTCAGCCAGCATTATCATAATTTTCAAACGCGTTTCAAAAACTACGCGCTGGATATTCAAATGTTGTCGCGTTTTCACACACCGGCAGAGAACCGCAACGTCATCAAAAAATTAAAATCCGGCCAGACCAATATTGTGATCGGTACGCACCGTTTGCTGCAAAAAGACGTTGCTTTTCAAGACCTCGGCCTGCTGGTAGTCGACGAAGAGCAGCGTTTTGGCGTGGAGCACAAAGAGTTCATCAAAAAACTGACGGTCAATGTGGATATTCTGACGCTTTCGGCCACGCCGATACCGCGCACACTGTATCTTTCGCTCTCCGGTATGCGCGATATCAGCATTTTGCGCACGCCGCCCAAACACCGTCGGCCGATCAAAACTATTCTGGCCGAGTACGCGCCGGAGAAATTAAAAGCGGCCTTAGACCGCGAGCTGGAACGCGGCGGGCAGATTTTTGTTTTGAACAATGACATAAAATCTTTGCCTTACTGGCAGACCAAAATTCAAGAACTTGTGCCCGCCGCGCGTGTTGTCCTCTCGCACGGCAAGATGCCAAAACAAAAACTAGAGCAGGCCGTGCTGGATTTTGTCGAAAGACGGATGGATATTTTGCTCTGCACGACGATCATCGAGAACGGCATTGATATTCCGGGCGCGAATACGATTATTGTTTTAAACGCTGATCATTTTGGGCTGGCGCAGCTGCATCAAATCCGCGGCCGCGTGGGGCGTGGCGCGCAACAGGCTTATGCTTATCTGTTTTATCCAGCCGCGGCGGTTTTAAATCCGGACGCCACGGCCAGGCTGCACGCGCTCAAAGAATTCACGATGCTCGGCGCGGGCTATCGTCTGGCGATGCGCGATTTGGAGATCCGCGGCTCAGGAAATATTTTGGGCGCCCAGCAGTCCGGTTTTGTCCAAAATGTCGGCTTCACTCTGTACAATAAGATGCTGGAAGACTCGGTGCGCGAAGTGCGCGGCGAAAAAATTGAGGAGGAGCAGATTTTCCGCCTGCCCACCAGACAGGAAAATTATTTACCGCGGGATTATATGGAAGAAGAAATTTTGCGCATTTCTTTTTACCGCCGGATCATGGACTCTAAAACCGCGCAGGATGTGGAAAATATCGAGCAGGAATTGATCGACCGTTTTGGCCGCCTGCCGCAGCCGTCGATTAATTTGCTGCAGGCGATCAAAGAGCAATTGAGTTTAAGCAAAACGCGCCATTTGAAATAAAGTGCGCCTGACAC harbors:
- the mfd gene encoding transcription-repair coupling factor, with protein sequence MKLARGQEYDFSRIVAELTALNYHRVELVVDHGELAVRGGIIDIYPQGYVTPLRLEFLDNLLESIRSFNIQDQRSLSRLDAAEINAYQPLPDALTRDTDFRESEDYLLPDFQPGDYVVHENYGVAIFRGLKYKREHSVAGEYYELQFADTQTVFVPLTQSKLLHRYSAGDLRPALTNLSSGSGAWEKARQKARTAAKNIALELFNLYRLRKMTKGWACPEDTEQQLLVETDFPFTETPDQIKAITAVKQDMEAAFPMDRLICGDVGFGKTEIALRAAFKMAMAGRQAAVLAPTTILVSQHYHNFQTRFKNYALDIQMLSRFHTPAENRNVIKKLKSGQTNIVIGTHRLLQKDVAFQDLGLLVVDEEQRFGVEHKEFIKKLTVNVDILTLSATPIPRTLYLSLSGMRDISILRTPPKHRRPIKTILAEYAPEKLKAALDRELERGGQIFVLNNDIKSLPYWQTKIQELVPAARVVLSHGKMPKQKLEQAVLDFVERRMDILLCTTIIENGIDIPGANTIIVLNADHFGLAQLHQIRGRVGRGAQQAYAYLFYPAAAVLNPDATARLHALKEFTMLGAGYRLAMRDLEIRGSGNILGAQQSGFVQNVGFTLYNKMLEDSVREVRGEKIEEEQIFRLPTRQENYLPRDYMEEEILRISFYRRIMDSKTAQDVENIEQELIDRFGRLPQPSINLLQAIKEQLSLSKTRHLK